In the genome of Moorena sp. SIOASIH, the window CTTAGCGAGGCACTTGGATAACTTCTTTGAGATTATTGGTGTCGAAGTCCTAGTAGGCTATGGGTTAACCGAAACATCTCCCGTTACTAATGCCCGGCGTTCCTATCGTAACCTGCGTTTTAGTGCTGGACCACCTTTACCAGAAACTCAAATCCGGATTGTTGACCCTGAGACTCATCAGCCTTTACCCCAAGGTCAAACAGGCTTGGTGATGGTAAAAGGAGCACAGGTGATGCAGGAATATTATCGCAAACCAGAAGCTACCGCTAAGGCAATTGATCCAGACGGATGGTTTGATACAGGGGATTTAGGTTGGGTGACCCCCCAGAATGATTTAGTCCTAACTGGCAGAGCCAAAGATACTATAGTTCTGACCAATGGGGAAAATATCGAACCACAACCGATAGAAGATGCTTGTCTACGCAGTGCTTACATTGACCAGATTATGCTGGTGGGTCAAGACCAAAAGGCATTGGGTGCCTTAATAGTACCAAATCTAGATGCCTTGCAAGGGTGGGCAGCGGCTCAAAATCTTCCCCTTGACGTATTCGCTCAAGATGTTGATTTAAATACTAAAGAGGTTCAGACTTTATACCGGACTGAATTAAACCGAGAAGTCCAAAATCGACCAGGTTATCGGCAAGATGACCGCATCAGCACCTTTAGGCTGATTCTAGAGCCGTTTTCCCAGGAAAATGGCATGATGACTCAAACCTTTAAAATCCGACGGCCTGTAGTCACGGAACGCTATCGCGCTATCATTGACGGGATGTTTGCGTGAAGTATCCCAACCGGCTTGACCAAAGGCCATGGGATTGCTCGCATTCTCAGGTCAATTCAGGGACGGTCTTATTCGTCTTTCGGGTTTCCCGCGCGCGTCCCCGACGCCTAAACCAGAGGCGCGACCCTAGGCCGGGTTCCCCGGCCTAGGAGGCGCGCGGCTGCTGGAATTGGTCTTACTCAGCGTCCAGTCCACAGGCAGACATCCGCCTTCTATCGACGTATAACTTTTACGACAGACTTACCATGGAATTACAGCTATATGGCTAAGCAGCCGGGGCAAGTCTCTTCCCTGAGCTGGAGCTAGTACTTTGTACACCTTTCTTGACACTCCCCGTCCTAAAGGCGCGGGGATTCTTAGATCAACGAGCCGCCTTAAACCACTATGTTCTAATCCTTGACGCCGCCAAAAACTAGACAATACCTAAACCAAAAACCCGTCAAGACCAAGAATCCAGTTTAGTTCATAGTAGACCCAGAGGGCGATTCTCCCTAAGGGTTTGGTTACTTGATTGGAAGTGCATGTGCATAGTCCGTTTCTCTTCCTTTTCACCTGGTTTCGGTGTGCCCCACCGTACCGTTTTCTTTCAAAGCGTGATTTTTCTGGGTTCACACGTCAATTGTTAGTTAACGATTGGGTTTTTAAAGAGGATTTTCCCTACCCTCTGGGCATTACTACTTTTAGGTCGAGCAGTGGCGGGTCTCTACCCCGGTTGCGCCTCGGTTTTTCAGCCTGTACCCTATACTTCTAATATACTGTAGCGCCAGAGAAATGTCAACTTTCTGCCTTATGATTTTAGGCTAAAAGCGCGCTAGTCACTTTCATCTGAGCTGGGCTCGCTTTGTGGCGGAGTTTTCAGTGAAATGGTTTTCTAATAAGGTAGCCTTTTAGTCAGTCAGGCGGGTCAACGACCAAGTTGATTATATCACGAATCGTCGTAAGTTGAGGCGCGACCCCGTAATTAAATTCTTCAAACGGAAAGCGCGCCTCCGTAGTCTCGCTATCCATCCCCACCTTCAAAGAAGGTGGGGAATTCCGCGAGTTTCTGTTAAAACGTTAGAAGGTTTAGAGGTGCGGGCCTCGAACCTTGAGACTGAACCTCAATCTTCTTTTGAAGAATTATTGAGCAATATAACCAGTCAAACTCTCAATCCCTCAAACTTACATAGTGGAACGCATATGGACGACTCTAATAAGAACTTACTCTTGAAACGGCCAATTAATATCAAAGCCATCGTTACCCCTCGATGGAAGGAAGAGGTTCAGCAACAACTACAAAATCAAATCAACCAACTCGACGGCCAACTGCAACAGATTGATCTGCAGGGACAAAAAGCGATCGCTGAGATTAAAAACCAGAGCGTGAATCCTCCTGGTCCTCAGGTATCGCAACAAATTGAAAGCATTCAAACCCAGGTCAATCAAAAGAAAAGTGAACTGCTAGAGCAGAAAAACCAGCAACTTCAGCAACTACAACAAGTCCAAACCCTCGAACTCGACCAGGAAGTTAGTCAAGGTCAGCTAGAAAGCTTCTTCAGGGTGGAAGAGGGAGATAACCTAGTCAAAAAGATGAACGTGGAAATTCTGCTGCGGGATGGGGTTATCGAAGAGATTCGCGGTGATATTTAGTACTATGTCAAGGCTGAATTGATAGCTACAGATTAAGGAAAAGGTCACACCAGATGAATAGACACGGATAGACAGATAGCTGGTTATCTGTCTATCCGTGTTTAAAAATCTCTGTATTGTCTTTCACCCCTTTGCCATTGATCCAGCGATTACTGGCAAAATTCCGTTGACCAATCCTGATGACCCCGTCCCT includes:
- a CDS encoding YlqD family protein encodes the protein MDDSNKNLLLKRPINIKAIVTPRWKEEVQQQLQNQINQLDGQLQQIDLQGQKAIAEIKNQSVNPPGPQVSQQIESIQTQVNQKKSELLEQKNQQLQQLQQVQTLELDQEVSQGQLESFFRVEEGDNLVKKMNVEILLRDGVIEEIRGDI